In Deltaproteobacteria bacterium, the following are encoded in one genomic region:
- a CDS encoding hemerythrin domain-containing protein, whose translation MTRHPSLIPLSQDHHHALALALRCRKQALGQIKPMGVVGLAERAKEFLDFYEKNLRAHFAAEEQELFPWMRSHIAASAVMIDELLRQHEELRQFAAKIAAGVGLAKLIFDLGDLLERHVRKEERELFPLFEAQARESEAQQLGSAIQRLLSQTG comes from the coding sequence GTGACACGCCACCCCAGTCTGATTCCGCTGTCGCAGGACCACCATCACGCGCTCGCGCTGGCGCTGCGCTGCCGCAAGCAAGCGCTCGGTCAGATCAAGCCGATGGGTGTGGTGGGTTTGGCGGAACGGGCCAAAGAGTTTCTAGATTTTTACGAAAAAAATCTGCGGGCGCATTTCGCTGCTGAGGAGCAAGAACTGTTTCCGTGGATGCGCAGCCACATTGCCGCAAGCGCGGTCATGATTGATGAACTGCTGCGCCAGCACGAAGAGCTGCGCCAGTTTGCCGCCAAGATTGCAGCGGGGGTGGGCTTGGCGAAATTGATTTTCGACCTGGGCGATTTGCTTGAGCGTCACGTGCGCAAAGAGGAACGGGAGCTTTTCCCGCTCTTTGAGGCGCAAGCACGGGAGTCCGAAGCACAGCAGCTAGGTTCAGCCATCCAGCGGCTCCTGTCACAAACAGGGTAG
- a CDS encoding cupin domain-containing protein yields MILSKNSDVKAITVKAIEGKPMYGGDLLVKPLIKGDEMTFLEIHYTPGVGAPLHVHNHESLAYVVKGKVKMTVGKEEYILGPGDVCRHPKGVPHGVEGIEESIVVEIKSPAPEIGSFLGM; encoded by the coding sequence ATGATTCTATCGAAGAACTCCGACGTCAAAGCGATCACAGTCAAAGCGATTGAAGGCAAACCGATGTATGGCGGCGACTTGCTCGTCAAGCCGCTGATCAAAGGCGACGAAATGACTTTCTTGGAAATTCATTACACGCCCGGCGTCGGCGCGCCGCTGCATGTACACAACCACGAGTCGCTGGCCTACGTCGTCAAAGGCAAAGTCAAAATGACCGTCGGCAAAGAGGAATATATTCTCGGCCCCGGCGATGTCTGCCGCCACCCCAAGGGCGTGCCGCACGGCGTCGAAGGCATCGAAGAGTCGATCGTCGTCGAGATCAAATCGCCGGCGCCGGAGATCGGCAGCTTCCTAGGCATGTAG
- a CDS encoding VOC family protein, translated as MGELLVEGFDHFVVPVNDVVVAEEFYCQVFGGAIARRNGLNVRSQPLGPHTFFNLAGKRIGVYLQKEERGTAVTTRGAPTFSFTTTAKGLQEVVAVLERWKLKFEGPVPHSHSFALSTLFFADPAGNHFAIYVPSKNGSATGAQRLTGVGYLELEAPKLDASIKFYEQVLGFALVSRGVDPQSGKNQATLRMGGGQILFLTEVAFGPKGYPMSRLIPGPHLGFYVAPAQWREALAQLDRLGIPNGDRGEEAKGRTAGGTQGTYMDDPAGNVIQYITEGMQ; from the coding sequence GTGGGTGAATTGTTAGTCGAGGGTTTCGATCATTTCGTCGTGCCGGTCAATGACGTGGTGGTTGCTGAAGAGTTTTATTGCCAGGTTTTTGGCGGCGCGATCGCCAGGCGCAACGGGCTCAACGTGCGCTCGCAGCCGCTCGGGCCGCACACTTTTTTCAACCTGGCCGGAAAGCGCATTGGCGTTTATCTGCAGAAAGAAGAACGCGGCACGGCTGTCACCACGCGCGGGGCGCCGACGTTTTCTTTTACGACCACAGCAAAGGGCCTGCAGGAAGTAGTGGCGGTGCTCGAGCGCTGGAAACTCAAGTTCGAGGGGCCGGTGCCGCACAGCCACTCATTCGCTCTATCGACATTGTTCTTTGCTGACCCCGCGGGGAATCATTTTGCGATTTATGTGCCGAGCAAAAATGGCAGCGCGACTGGGGCGCAGCGTCTGACTGGTGTTGGCTATTTGGAGTTAGAGGCGCCAAAGCTCGACGCCTCGATTAAATTCTATGAGCAAGTGCTGGGCTTCGCGCTTGTCAGCCGCGGCGTCGATCCCCAGTCTGGAAAGAATCAAGCGACCCTGCGCATGGGCGGCGGGCAGATATTGTTCCTCACCGAAGTGGCGTTCGGTCCCAAAGGCTACCCGATGAGCCGGCTGATTCCCGGGCCGCATTTGGGCTTTTACGTCGCGCCGGCGCAATGGCGCGAGGCGTTGGCGCAGCTCGATCGTCTAGGCATTCCCAATGGCGATCGCGGCGAAGAGGCCAAAGGCCGGACAGCCGGCGGCACGCAGGGGACCTACATGGACGATCCGGCCGGCAATGTCATTCAGTACATCACCGAAGGTATGCAATAA
- a CDS encoding amidohydrolase produces MANNYVDADGHVMEDAEDILSYVRAPMNNRGTRNWLPSLDHFHTPADGTPRTPGTFDPKTGPEEWLQFLDKTGTDYTVLYPTAGLAYGNVAYPQWALAYAQGYNDYIHKRYLQRSPKFQAVSLIPMQNVSDAVKELRRSVKDLGFIGAMIPSNGLTRHVSHEEFWPIYEEAEKLNCVVAVHGGSYINLGFNTYTVFPATRALGMPFPLAIAATGMIVDGVFDRFPKLRVGFMEGGTAWIPLVIDRLERELEYGGLKLKRHPEDYFKDDRIFIGCEGNEKALAYAIERVGPKPFMFASDFPHEISIANCMEEIDEVLERTDLKKEHKAAILGDNARRFYGK; encoded by the coding sequence ATGGCTAACAATTATGTCGACGCGGACGGGCACGTCATGGAAGATGCCGAAGATATTCTCTCGTACGTCAGGGCGCCGATGAACAATCGCGGCACCCGCAATTGGCTGCCGAGTCTGGACCATTTTCATACGCCGGCCGATGGCACGCCGCGCACGCCGGGAACTTTCGATCCGAAGACCGGCCCGGAGGAGTGGCTGCAATTTCTCGACAAGACCGGCACCGATTATACGGTGCTCTATCCGACGGCTGGCTTGGCCTATGGCAATGTCGCCTATCCCCAGTGGGCGCTCGCCTATGCCCAGGGTTACAACGACTATATTCATAAACGTTACTTGCAGCGCAGCCCCAAGTTCCAGGCCGTGTCGCTGATCCCGATGCAAAACGTTTCCGATGCGGTGAAAGAATTGCGCCGCTCGGTGAAGGATTTGGGTTTCATCGGCGCGATGATTCCGTCCAATGGTTTAACTCGCCACGTTAGCCACGAAGAGTTCTGGCCAATCTACGAAGAGGCGGAAAAGTTGAACTGTGTCGTGGCCGTGCACGGCGGCAGCTATATCAATCTTGGCTTCAACACTTACACGGTGTTTCCGGCGACGCGCGCGCTGGGCATGCCATTCCCCTTGGCGATTGCCGCCACCGGCATGATCGTCGATGGCGTCTTCGATCGCTTCCCCAAACTGCGCGTCGGTTTTATGGAAGGCGGCACGGCGTGGATACCGCTGGTCATCGACCGTCTGGAACGCGAGCTCGAGTACGGAGGCCTCAAGCTCAAACGCCATCCCGAAGATTATTTCAAAGACGACCGCATCTTTATCGGCTGCGAAGGCAACGAAAAGGCGTTGGCTTATGCCATCGAACGGGTCGGCCCGAAGCCGTTCATGTTTGCCTCTGACTTCCCGCACGAAATCTCGATCGCTAACTGCATGGAGGAGATCGACGAAGTTCTCGAGCGCACGGATCTCAAAAAAGAGCACAAGGCGGCGATTCTCGGCGACAACGCGCGGCGTTTTTACGGCAAATAG
- a CDS encoding class I SAM-dependent methyltransferase, whose product MVKPASKVRLARHATDHFLLQVAAEVKPGAIVLDAGAGNCKHKNFSPHARYLAFDMKPVKKRAYGDVDLAANLYHLPFRSNSIPAAINVDVIEHLREPLAALKEFARVLEPGGKLFLIAPQGWQEHGMPNDYFRFTSSGIRYLSEQAGLEPVSIAPMGGFFWYLGHRVSLSYRYLFPNKRRALWKILDAPIRHPARLFCALSFLTRATI is encoded by the coding sequence GTGGTAAAACCCGCATCCAAGGTGCGTTTAGCGCGCCATGCCACCGATCATTTCTTGCTGCAGGTCGCCGCGGAAGTGAAACCTGGTGCCATCGTGCTCGACGCCGGCGCCGGCAACTGCAAACACAAGAATTTTTCCCCCCATGCTCGCTATCTTGCGTTCGACATGAAACCGGTCAAAAAGCGCGCCTACGGCGACGTCGACTTGGCCGCCAACCTGTACCATCTGCCGTTTCGCAGCAACAGCATACCAGCGGCGATCAACGTCGACGTGATCGAACATCTAAGGGAGCCCTTGGCGGCACTAAAAGAATTTGCCCGGGTGCTCGAACCGGGGGGCAAGCTTTTTCTCATCGCACCGCAGGGCTGGCAAGAACACGGCATGCCGAACGACTATTTCCGCTTCACCTCATCCGGTATACGCTATCTCAGCGAACAGGCGGGGCTTGAACCGGTATCGATCGCGCCCATGGGCGGGTTTTTCTGGTACTTGGGCCACCGCGTGTCGCTTTCATACCGTTATCTGTTTCCCAACAAGCGGCGCGCGCTCTGGAAAATTCTCGACGCTCCGATCCGTCACCCGGCGCGGCTTTTCTGCGCTTTATCGTTCCTTACGCGTGCTACTATTTAG